Genomic DNA from Setaria italica strain Yugu1 chromosome V, Setaria_italica_v2.0, whole genome shotgun sequence:
GCTTTTCTTCTCCTGGCACCACCTCTTCAACCAGGCTAGCCTTCCTTCTTTGGTGGTCAAACTGAGAAACACGGCACGATGCTCTGTTTTCACAAATAATTTGCTAGCCATAAAATGCTCATCAGTTCCTTCAACTGCCCCACTCTCTACCGCCAAACGCATACAGTGTTGTACAGATTCGAAAATGTAGTCCCCCTGCAATGCCTTCTGAGCAACAGCACAATTTTCTTGCATAGTCTCCCATATCCCCTTCATTACCTTCACCATAGGACTCTTTGTCCTCTTCCTCGGGCTAGTTGCAGTAGTGctagtactcctgcaccgcttTCTAGGAAGGGTACGTTCAGGACTCCTGTCACCAACATCACCTTCATCACCTTCATCACTTTCAATTACCTGTTCGCCAGGTATGCAAGAAGATGACCCATCCACCGCAATATTCTGAAACATCACTTGAAGCTCATCTAGATTATCTGGAGGCCCATATCGCAGCTTCCTCCATTCGCCATGATTCTGAAATGAATATAGAAAAGATATTAATGCACAAAGCTTATGTCTCACAAGTATGTTCAATATGGAAGTAGCAGGGGATAGGCGTCAAATACCTTTGTGTGCTTTTTCCACCAAGCGTCATCTGCCACGACCGTGCCCCTACCCCATCCAAGT
This window encodes:
- the LOC101779901 gene encoding zinc finger CCCH domain-containing protein 43-like, whose amino-acid sequence is MYAFWLYANKQSGLGWGRGTVVADDAWWKKHTKNHGEWRKLRYGPPDNLDELQVMFQNIAVDGSSSCIPGEQVIESDEGDEGDVGDRSPERTLPRKRCRSTSTTATSPRKRTKSPMVKVMKGIWETMQENCAVAQKALQGDYIFESVQHCMRLAVESGAVEGTDEHFMASKLFVKTEHRAVFLSLTTKEGRLAWLKRWCQEKKSK